The DNA region TGAGTCTGGTGTAGATAAATTGACTCGTGCAGCCTATCATTTGCTCGGTCTTGGAACTTATTTTACAGCAGGTGAAAAAGAAGTTCGTGCTTGGACATTCAAACGAGGAATCAAAGCACCGCAGGCAGCAGGCATTATTCATTCGGACTTTGAAAAAGGTTTTATTCGTGCTGTGACCATGTCCTATGATGATTTGATGAAATATGGAAGCGAAAAAGCAGTTAAGGAAGCTGGTCGCCTTCGTGAAGAAGGAAAAGAGTACATTGTTCAGGATGGAGACATCATGGAATTTCGTTTCAACGTTTGATGAGTCAAGCATTTTGGTTTTCTATGTATACCTTATGTCGCAGGTAATGTCTGTGGTTTTGAGGCTTAGATTAAGAATGTTTTATTCTATCAAATAACAGTTAGTATTCGGTTGGAAAATATTTTCCAGCCTTTTGGTATTTAAGGAGAAAGAATGACACGATTGATTATTGGACTGGGAAATCCTGGTGACCGCTATTTTGAGACCAAACACAATGTTGGCTTTATGTTGCTAGATAAGATTGCCAAACGTGAAAATGTAGCGTTTACTCACGATAAGATTTTTCAAGCAGACATTGCGATTACTTTTATAAATGGTGAAAAGATCTTCCTCGTCAAACCAACTACTTTTATGAATGAATCAGGCAAGGCTGTCCATGCACTAATGACCTACTATGGTTTAGATGAAAAAGACATTTTGGTTGTCTACGATGATTTAGATATGGCTGTTGGAAAAATTCGTTTTCGACAAAAGGGATCAGCGGGAGGACACAACGGTATCAAGTCTATTGTTAAGTATATAAAAACTCAAGAATTTGATCGGATTAAAATTGGTATTGGACGTCCTAAGGGGGAGATGAGTGTTGTTCATCATGTTCTATCAGGTTTTGATGTGGAAGACCGTATTGAAATTGATCTGGCACTGGATAAACTTGACAAAGCTGTCAAT from Streptococcus ruminantium includes:
- the pth gene encoding aminoacyl-tRNA hydrolase, with amino-acid sequence MTRLIIGLGNPGDRYFETKHNVGFMLLDKIAKRENVAFTHDKIFQADIAITFINGEKIFLVKPTTFMNESGKAVHALMTYYGLDEKDILVVYDDLDMAVGKIRFRQKGSAGGHNGIKSIVKYIKTQEFDRIKIGIGRPKGEMSVVHHVLSGFDVEDRIEIDLALDKLDKAVNFYLQEDDFDTIMRKFNG